A region of Silurus meridionalis isolate SWU-2019-XX chromosome 17, ASM1480568v1, whole genome shotgun sequence DNA encodes the following proteins:
- the LOC124400123 gene encoding polyadenylate-binding protein 4-like isoform X3, with product MALFQKSTLENRSWGDLMDELDNEMENLQPFCIYDPWSMNTISQVEEQKVEEQQVDKQMVKEKKVEKQKEQAEVQQQPARTNKPPKERLSKNTKSVTLLLRNLDCTVDDRNLYEVFLRFGTVLNAQVNMENGRSKGIGYVTFSSPDEARGGNHLAFETLPRPQTQCQQEHPSTEFSSRSWKKNQQQWNRQSTPQPLGLDTQEVELFIKNLDYGVDQNQLRDLFLPHGNLTSAKVVLHNGRSKGIGFVRFSSLDEANNAIRELNGKLVSGRPLCITMAKQWTGGSRPIKPYLHPSRNMQWFHPQRKSYCPHNVLQNEH from the exons ATG GCTCTTTTTCAAAAATCCACTCTTGAGAATCGTTCATGGGGTGATCTCATGGACGAATTGGACAATGAGATGGAGAATCTCCAACCTTTCTGCATATAT GATCCCTGGAGCATGAATACAATCAGccaggtggaggagcagaaggttgaGGAGCAGCAGGTGGACAAGCAGATGGTGAAGGAAAAGAAGgtggagaaacaaaaagaacaggctgaagtccAGCAGCAGCCTGCTCGCACAAATAAACCCCCTAAAGAACGCCTCAGCAAGAACACCAAG TCAGTtacactgctgctgagaaatctggactgCACTGTGGATGACAGGAACCTTTATGAAGTgttcctgagatttgggactgtTCTCAATGCACAG GTCAATATGGAGAACGGGCGATCAAAAGGCATTGGGTATGTGACATTTTCATCTCCCGACGAGGCTCG AGGTGGAAACCATCTCGCCTTCGAAACCCTGCCCAGACCCCAGACCCAATgccaacaagaacatccatccacaga ATTCAGTTCCAgatcttggaaaaaaaatcagcagcagtggaacaggcAGTCCACACCGCAGCCCCTCGGACTGGACACCCAG GAAGTCGAACTGTTCATAAAGAACCTCGACTACGGTGTGGATCAAAATCAACTGCGTGATTTGTTCTTGCCACATGGAAACCTCACCAGCGCGAAG GTGGTACTACACAATGGACGGTCCAAGGGCATTGGATTCGTCCGATTTTCCTCTCTTGATGAAGCCAataatgccatcagagagttaaatggaaagctggtgagcGGGAGGCCACTGTGCATCACTATGGCTAAACAGTGGACAGGGGGCAGCCGTCCCATCAAGCCCTACCTTCATCCATCCAGAaacatgcagtggttccatccacagcgtaagtcatactgtcctcataatgtcctacaaaatGAACACTAG
- the LOC124400142 gene encoding polyadenylate-binding protein 3-like isoform X2 encodes MSMALFQKSSLENRSWGDIMDELDNEMENLQPFCIYDPWSMNTISQVEEQKVEEHIPIEMEVVEQIVEERKVDKQMVNGKKVEEKKEQAEVQQQPARTHKLPKERLSKNTKSVTLLLKNLDCTVDDRNLYEAFLIFGTVLNAQVKMENGRSKGIGYVTFSSPDEARAAIVEMNGRVLGSRPVYVSPSQTTQGRSHGMKVETISPSKPCPDPRPNANKNIHPQNSVPDLGKKNQQQWNRQSTPQPLGLDTQEVELFVKNLDYGVDQNRLRDLFLPHGNLTSAKVVLHNGRSKGIGFVRFSSLDEANNAIRELNGKLVSGRPLCITMAKQWTGGSRPTKPYIHPSRNMHWFHPQRHRSVGLFS; translated from the exons ATGTCAATG GCTCTTTTTCAGAAATCCTCTCTTGAGAATCGTTCATGGGGTGATATCATGGACGAATTGGACAATGAGATGGAGAATCTCCAACCTTTCTGCATATAT GATCCCTGGAGCATGAATACAATCAGCCaagtggaggagcagaaggtggaagAGCACATCCCAATAGAGATGGAGGTAGTAGAGCAGATTGTTGAGGAGCGGAAGGTGGACAAGCAGATGGTGAACGGAAAGaaggtggaggaaaaaaaagaacaggctgaagtccAGCAGCAGCCTGCTCGCACACATAAACTCCCTAAAGAACGCCTCAGCAAGAACACCAAG tcAGTTACACTGCTGCTGAAAAATCTGGACTGCACTGTGGATGACAGGAACCTTTATGAAGCGTTCCTGATATTTGGGACTGTCCTCAATGCACAG GTCAAGATGGAGAACGGGCGATCAAAAGGCATTGGGTATGTGACGTTTTCATCTCCAGATGAGGCTCGAGCAGCCATCGTGGAGATGAACGGcagggtgctgggcagcaggCCGGTGTACGTAAGTCCCTCTCAGACTACCCAGGGACGAAGTCACGGCATGAAGGTGGAAACCATCTCgccttcaaaaccctgcccagaccCCAGACCCAATgccaacaagaacatccatccacaga ATTCAGTTCCAGatcttgggaaaaaaaatcagcagcagtggaacaggcAGTCCACACCGCAGCCCCTCGGACTGGACACCCAG GAAGTCGAACTGTTCGTAAAGAACCTCGACTACGGTGTGGATCAAAATCGACTGCGTGATTTGTTCTTGCCACATGGAAACCTCACCAGCGCAAAG GTGGTACTACACAATGGACGGTCCAAGGGCATTGGATTCGTCCGATTTTCCTCTCTTGATGAAGCCAataatgccatcagagagttaaatggaaagctggtgagcGGGAGGCCACTGTGCATCACTATGGCTAAACAGTGGACAGGGGGCAGCCGTCCCACCAAGCCCTACATTCATCCATCCAGAAACATGCATTGGTTCCATCCacagc gtcatcgCTCTGTTGGACTGTTCTCCTAA
- the LOC124400143 gene encoding polyadenylate-binding protein 1A-like: MALFQKSSLENRSWGDIMDELDNEMENLQPFCIYDPWSMNTISQVEEQKVEEQIPLEMEVEEQIVEERKVDKQMVKEKKVEKQKEQAEVQQQPACTNKLPKERLSKNNKSVTLLSRNLDCTVNDRNLYEAFLRFGTVLNAQVKMENGRSKGIGHVTFSSPDEARAAIVEMNGRVLGSRPVYVSPSQTTQGRSHGMKVETISPRNPAQTPDPMPTRTSIHRIQFQILGKKSAAVEQAVHTTAPRTGHPGSRTVHKEPRLRCGSKSTA; this comes from the exons ATG GCTCTTTTTCAGAAATCCTCTCTTGAGAATCGTTCATGGGGTGATATCATGGACGAATTGGACAATGAGATGGAGAATCTCCAGCCTTTCTGCATATAT GATCCCTGGAGCATGAATACAATTAGccaggtggaggagcagaaggtggaagAGCAGATCCCACTGGAGATGGAGGTAGAGGAGCAGATTGTTGAGGAGCGGAAGGTGGACAAGCAGATGGTGAAGGAAAAGAAGgtggagaaacaaaaagaacaggctgaagtccAGCAGCAGCCTGCTTGCACAAACAAACTCCCTAAAGAACGCCTCAGCAAGAACAACAAG TCAGTTACACTGCTGTCGAGAAATCTGGACTGCACTGTGAATGACAGGAACCTTTATGAAGcgttcctgagatttgggactgtcctcaATGCACAG GTTAAGATGGAGAACGGGCGATCAAAAGGCATTGGGCATGTGACGTTTTCATCTCCCGATGAGGCTCGAGCAGCCATCGTGGAGATGAACGGcagggtgctgggcagcaggCCGGTGTATGTAAGTCCCTCTCAGACCACCCAGGGACGAAGTCACGGCATGAAGGTGGAAACCATCTCGCCTCGAAACCCTGCCCAGACCCCAGACCCAATgccaacaagaacatccatccacaga ATTCAGTTCCAGATCTTGGGAAAAAAatcagcagcagtggaacaggcAGTCCACACCACAGCCCCTCGGACTGGACACCCAG GAAGTCGAACTGTTCATAAAGAACCTCGACTACGGTGTGGATCAAAATCGACTGCGTGA
- the LOC124400142 gene encoding polyadenylate-binding protein 3-like isoform X1, which yields MSMALFQKSSLENRSWGDIMDELDNEMENLQPFCIYDPWSMNTISQVEEQKVEEHIPIEMEVVEQIVEERKVDKQMVNGKKVEEKKEQAEVQQQPARTHKLPKERLSKNTKSVTLLLKNLDCTVDDRNLYEAFLIFGTVLNAQVKMENGRSKGIGYVTFSSPDEARAAIVEMNGRVLGSRPVYVSPSQTTQGRSHGMKVETISPSKPCPDPRPNANKNIHPQNSVPDLGKKNQQQWNRQSTPQPLGLDTQEVELFVKNLDYGVDQNRLRDLFLPHGNLTSAKVVLHNGRSKGIGFVRFSSLDEANNAIRELNGKLVSGRPLCITMAKQWTGGSRPTKPYIHPSRNMHWFHPQRKSYCPHNVLQNEH from the exons ATGTCAATG GCTCTTTTTCAGAAATCCTCTCTTGAGAATCGTTCATGGGGTGATATCATGGACGAATTGGACAATGAGATGGAGAATCTCCAACCTTTCTGCATATAT GATCCCTGGAGCATGAATACAATCAGCCaagtggaggagcagaaggtggaagAGCACATCCCAATAGAGATGGAGGTAGTAGAGCAGATTGTTGAGGAGCGGAAGGTGGACAAGCAGATGGTGAACGGAAAGaaggtggaggaaaaaaaagaacaggctgaagtccAGCAGCAGCCTGCTCGCACACATAAACTCCCTAAAGAACGCCTCAGCAAGAACACCAAG tcAGTTACACTGCTGCTGAAAAATCTGGACTGCACTGTGGATGACAGGAACCTTTATGAAGCGTTCCTGATATTTGGGACTGTCCTCAATGCACAG GTCAAGATGGAGAACGGGCGATCAAAAGGCATTGGGTATGTGACGTTTTCATCTCCAGATGAGGCTCGAGCAGCCATCGTGGAGATGAACGGcagggtgctgggcagcaggCCGGTGTACGTAAGTCCCTCTCAGACTACCCAGGGACGAAGTCACGGCATGAAGGTGGAAACCATCTCgccttcaaaaccctgcccagaccCCAGACCCAATgccaacaagaacatccatccacaga ATTCAGTTCCAGatcttgggaaaaaaaatcagcagcagtggaacaggcAGTCCACACCGCAGCCCCTCGGACTGGACACCCAG GAAGTCGAACTGTTCGTAAAGAACCTCGACTACGGTGTGGATCAAAATCGACTGCGTGATTTGTTCTTGCCACATGGAAACCTCACCAGCGCAAAG GTGGTACTACACAATGGACGGTCCAAGGGCATTGGATTCGTCCGATTTTCCTCTCTTGATGAAGCCAataatgccatcagagagttaaatggaaagctggtgagcGGGAGGCCACTGTGCATCACTATGGCTAAACAGTGGACAGGGGGCAGCCGTCCCACCAAGCCCTACATTCATCCATCCAGAAACATGCATTGGTTCCATCCacagcgtaagtcatactgtcctcataatgtcctacaaaatGAACACtag